One region of Wyeomyia smithii strain HCP4-BCI-WySm-NY-G18 chromosome 3, ASM2978416v1, whole genome shotgun sequence genomic DNA includes:
- the LOC129727479 gene encoding uncharacterized protein LOC129727479: protein MTQNETGQLEKFCDENQTSLYLETSFTETRNAKRVEIPTASTHSDCEISTDTALDVISENVNDVSVTEIYDETIFAVGLNEENISPNINPDEPTNKIVLKKSHKKHASIEMKFRCFVINWDKVSDKVIQRLNYLQAFKDNNPKVAVPCSIRFSKTDLNDLVNVVVDQLRMIDTQIAAKTMESVAKMIFTKFPCLDFEDDDGFGGGNGHIALKYKMINRNTYLNRFKDPNIPHVSSGQTRRRSNIRAGTVKEYWEKSTKDCASDVLSKLLRNEPDLLTPSFLIETQAYIRNRIDENKKLSTLIMDFPVLRRRKLVHYHFEQCTGIDAKSLENYFLMKRQKIISFSKTRPKKLHLTETCTDIQIFQFLCSLVGDEWSELLCVKELGTRLEGIVTNSPSPMLVEIDMGNTSMYYVYAEKTRLSEGTAQIKCALMDLLAVYYVHNFMYKKTISKFLEFIQQYFCKIISFEGSKSQAVRIGRQLRIVNKIIKAISNHVVE, encoded by the exons ATGACGCAAAATGAGACTGGTCAACTTGAAAAATTTTGCGACGAGAATCAAacaagtttatatctggagacATCTTTTACGGAAACGAGAAATGCGAAGCGAGTCGAAATTCCGACAGCTTCAACTCATTCTGATTGCGAAATTTCTACTGATACGGCACTAGATGTTATATCTGAAAATgtaaatgatgttagtgtaacAGAAATATATGATGAAACGATTTTTGCGGTAGGTCTAAATGAGGAGAACATTTCGCCGAATATAAATCCAGATGAACCAACgaataaaattgttttaaaaaaaagtcacaAGAAGCATGCTTCAATAGAAATGAAGTTTAGGTGCTTTGTAATCAATTGGGATAAAGTGAGTGATAAAGTTATTCAACGCCTGAACTATCTGCAAGCGTTCAAGGATAATAATCCCAAAGTGGCCGTGCCATGTAGTATTCGATTCTCGAAAACGGACTTGAACGATCTCGTGAATGTTGTTGTTGATCAATTGAGAATGATTGACACTCAGATTGCAGCCAAAACAATGGAATCCGTAGCAAAAATGATTTTCACCAAATTCCCGTGTCTCGATTTTGAGGACGATGATGGTTTTGGTGGAGGAAACGGTCATATtgctttaaaatataaaatgataaaCCGTAACACCTATCTTAACAGGTTCAAAGACCCTAATATTCCGCACGTTTCATCTGGTCAAACAAGAAGGAGAAGTAACATTAGAGCAGGCACTGTAAAGGAGTATTGGGAAAAATCGACGAAAGATTGTGCTTCGGATGTTTTATCAAAACTACTGCGAAATGAACCGGACTTACTCACCCcaagttttttaattgaaacaCAAGCCTACATTCGTAATCGCatagatgaaaataaaaaattgtcgaCTCTTATAATGGATTTTCCTGTTTTACGTCGTCGTAAACTGGTTCACTACCATTTTGAACAATGCACTGGAATAGATGCAAAATCACTAGAAAACTACTTTCTAATGAAGAGACAAAAAATTATCAGTTTTTCTAAAACGCGACCAAAAAAGTTACACCTCACAGAGACGTGTACGGACAtccaaatctttcaatttttatgCAGTCTTGTTGGGGATGAATGGAGTGAGCTCCTGTGTGTCAAAGAG TTAGGAACACGCTTGGAAGGCATCGTGACTAATTCACCAAGCCCTATGTTGGTTGAAATAG ATATGGGCAATACAAGTATGTATTACGTATATGCAGAAAAAACGCGTTTATCAGAAGGAACAGCGCAAATCAAATGCGCCTTAATGGATCTACTGGCCGTTTACTACGTGCATAATTTTAtgtataaaaaaacaatttcgaaatttttggaatttattcaacaatatttttgtaaaataatatcattcgAAGGATCAAAGTCTCAAGCAGTCAGAATTGGGCGACAATTACGCATTGTTAACAAAATAATCAAAGCAATTTCAAATCATGTCGTTGAATAA